A section of the Clostridium felsineum DSM 794 genome encodes:
- the buk gene encoding butyrate kinase — MYRLLIINPGSTSTKIGIYDDEKEIFEKTLRHSAEEIEKYDTIFDQFEFRKEVILDALKEANIEVSSLNAIIGRGGLLKPIVSGTYGVNDAMLKDLKVGVQGQHASNLGGIIANEIAKEINVPAYIVDPVVVDELEEIARVSGMADIPRKSIFHALNQKAVARRYAKETKKKYEDLNLIVVHMGGGTSVGTHKAGRVVEVNNTLDGEGPFSPERSGGVPVGDLVRMCFSKKYTYEEVMKKINGKGGVVSYLNTIDFKAVVDKALEGDKKCGLIYEAFTYQVAKDIGKCATVLKGKVDAIILTGGIAYNPYVCDAIEDRVKFIAPVVRYGGEDELLALAEGGLRVLRGEEKAKEYK, encoded by the coding sequence ATGTACAGATTATTAATAATCAATCCTGGCTCTACCTCAACTAAAATCGGTATTTACGATGATGAAAAAGAGATATTTGAAAAAACTTTAAGACATTCAGCAGAAGAGATAGAAAAGTATGATACTATCTTTGATCAGTTTGAATTTAGAAAAGAAGTAATTTTAGACGCACTAAAGGAAGCAAATATAGAAGTAAGTTCTCTAAATGCCATAATTGGCAGAGGGGGACTTCTAAAACCAATAGTAAGCGGAACTTATGGAGTAAATGATGCAATGCTTAAGGATCTTAAGGTAGGAGTTCAAGGACAGCATGCCTCAAACCTTGGTGGAATCATTGCAAATGAAATAGCAAAAGAAATAAATGTTCCTGCATATATAGTTGATCCAGTTGTTGTTGATGAACTTGAAGAAATTGCTAGAGTATCAGGAATGGCTGATATTCCTAGAAAAAGTATATTTCATGCATTAAATCAAAAAGCAGTTGCAAGAAGATATGCAAAGGAAACTAAAAAGAAATACGAAGATCTTAACTTAATAGTAGTTCATATGGGTGGAGGAACTTCAGTAGGTACTCATAAAGCTGGTAGAGTGGTAGAAGTGAATAACACACTTGATGGAGAAGGTCCATTCTCACCAGAGAGAAGTGGCGGAGTTCCAGTAGGAGATCTTGTAAGAATGTGTTTCAGCAAAAAATACACTTATGAAGAAGTAATGAAAAAGATAAACGGTAAAGGCGGAGTTGTCAGCTATTTAAATACTATTGATTTTAAAGCTGTAGTTGATAAAGCTCTTGAAGGAGATAAGAAATGCGGACTTATTTATGAAGCCTTCACATACCAGGTAGCAAAAGATATAGGTAAATGTGCCACCGTTTTAAAAGGAAAAGTAGATGCAATAATTTTAACAGGTGGAATTGCTTACAACCCATATGTATGTGATGCAATAGAAGACAGAGTAAAATTCATAGCTCCTGTAGTTAGATATGGTGGAGAAGATGAACTTCTTGCACTAGCAGAGGGCGGCCTTAGAGTCCTTAGAGGAGAAGAAAAAGCTAAGGAATATAAATAA
- a CDS encoding mannose-1-phosphate guanylyltransferase encodes MLCALIMAGGRGERFWPLSTDEKPKQFLQLLGDKTMIQMTVERLEDLIDIERIFVVTGERYVDILREQLPKLPKRNIIVEPVGRNTAPCIALSAFVINKYYGDASIVVLPSDHLIVHEDKLLNTIKAAEEFVSKNDASIVTLGMEPTRPETGYGYIESGEVSDKIDQFEIKKVNKFVEKPNKEKAEKYVEAGNFLWNGGMFIWKCSTILKLTEKYLNKTYNILKNVMDVGKDEFQIVLKKEYEKVENISVDYGIMEKADSIYVIPCDFGWDDIGTWYAVERYRDKDEYNNVCVGDIKSIDSKNNILVGREKPIVVVGLSDVFVVESDDIIFVGKKDDIERIKEIKKKVKEK; translated from the coding sequence ATGCTTTGTGCACTAATAATGGCTGGAGGACGAGGAGAACGTTTTTGGCCACTATCCACAGATGAAAAGCCAAAACAGTTTTTACAGCTTCTGGGTGATAAAACTATGATTCAAATGACTGTAGAAAGGCTTGAAGATTTAATAGATATTGAAAGAATATTTGTAGTAACTGGTGAAAGATATGTTGATATTCTAAGAGAACAGCTTCCAAAACTTCCTAAAAGGAATATAATAGTTGAACCTGTTGGTAGGAATACGGCACCTTGTATAGCACTTTCGGCTTTTGTAATAAACAAGTACTATGGGGATGCTTCCATTGTTGTGCTTCCGTCAGACCACTTAATAGTACATGAGGACAAGCTACTAAATACTATAAAAGCGGCAGAAGAGTTTGTTTCTAAAAATGATGCTTCTATAGTTACCTTGGGAATGGAGCCTACAAGACCTGAAACAGGATATGGATACATAGAATCAGGAGAAGTAAGTGATAAGATAGATCAATTTGAAATAAAAAAGGTAAATAAGTTTGTAGAAAAGCCTAATAAGGAAAAGGCGGAGAAATATGTTGAGGCGGGAAACTTTCTTTGGAATGGTGGAATGTTCATATGGAAATGTTCTACAATTCTTAAGTTAACGGAGAAATATTTAAATAAAACTTATAACATATTAAAAAATGTAATGGATGTAGGAAAAGATGAATTTCAAATTGTATTAAAAAAAGAATATGAAAAAGTAGAGAATATATCTGTCGACTATGGAATTATGGAAAAAGCAGATAGTATATATGTAATTCCTTGTGATTTCGGTTGGGATGATATTGGAACTTGGTACGCAGTGGAAAGGTACAGGGACAAGGATGAATACAATAATGTTTGCGTAGGTGACATTAAAAGTATAGATAGCAAAAATAATATATTGGTAGGAAGAGAAAAGCCTATAGTTGTGGTTGGACTTTCAGATGTTTTTGTGGTTGAAAGTGATGATATTATTTTTGTTGGTAAAAAGGATGACATTGAGAGGATAAAAGAGATTAAGAAAAAGGTAAAGGAAAAATAA
- a CDS encoding glycosyltransferase family 4 protein, with amino-acid sequence MKVFLIDQIGNINNKYSFDLCNGLYKNGINVKLITNDCNNTEGLNVEFKKIFKSFGRRGKVKKLLQYINSWREIIKYIEIENIDILHVQWITFAPVDYYFLNMISKKRVKIVMTVHDILPFNKKIYDYHYHKKIYNKTDRIILQAKVNVDRIQQEFNLEKDKCKYIPHGHFISNVKTIDKHVARKALSIANNKKVFLFFGQIKKVKGLHILIQALSLAVKENKNIYLIIAGKVWKDNFAYYQDIIDKLNLKDYIRCDIKFIPDEDIGYYFCASDVIVLPYLEIYQSGVVQLAYAYSKPVIATDVGGLGEVVEQNITGVLVPKANKELLAKAIVSFSKESMDAIDKIGANGKKYAEKNFDWQNICKDVKELYNNVCM; translated from the coding sequence TTGAAGGTTTTCTTAATAGATCAGATAGGGAACATAAATAATAAATATTCATTTGATTTATGTAATGGATTGTACAAAAACGGAATAAATGTAAAACTGATAACAAATGATTGTAATAATACAGAAGGATTAAACGTAGAATTTAAAAAAATTTTTAAATCATTTGGTAGAAGAGGAAAGGTCAAAAAGTTATTACAATACATAAATAGTTGGAGAGAAATAATAAAATATATCGAAATTGAAAATATAGATATATTACATGTCCAATGGATTACATTTGCACCTGTTGATTATTATTTCTTGAATATGATAAGTAAAAAAAGGGTTAAGATTGTAATGACTGTTCATGATATTTTACCATTTAATAAAAAAATATACGATTACCATTATCATAAAAAGATATATAATAAAACTGACAGGATAATTTTACAGGCGAAGGTTAATGTTGATAGGATTCAACAAGAATTTAATTTGGAAAAGGATAAATGTAAATATATACCTCATGGCCATTTTATTAGTAATGTTAAGACTATTGATAAGCATGTAGCTAGAAAAGCTCTTAGTATTGCAAACAATAAAAAAGTTTTTCTGTTTTTTGGTCAGATAAAAAAAGTCAAAGGATTACATATACTAATACAAGCTTTAAGTTTGGCTGTAAAAGAAAATAAAAATATATACTTAATAATTGCAGGAAAAGTGTGGAAAGATAATTTTGCATATTATCAAGACATTATAGATAAATTAAACTTAAAAGATTATATTAGATGTGATATTAAATTTATACCAGATGAAGATATAGGATATTATTTTTGTGCAAGTGATGTAATAGTACTGCCATATTTAGAAATATATCAAAGTGGTGTAGTACAGTTGGCATATGCTTATTCTAAACCAGTTATAGCAACTGATGTTGGTGGACTAGGTGAAGTAGTTGAACAAAATATAACAGGTGTATTAGTCCCTAAAGCTAATAAAGAATTATTAGCTAAAGCAATAGTATCATTTTCAAAGGAGAGTATGGATGCTATTGACAAGATAGGTGCAAACGGGAAAAAATATGCGGAAAAAAATTTTGATTGGCAAAATATATGTAAAGATGTAAAAGAATTATATAATAATGTTTGTATGTAA
- a CDS encoding NAD(P)/FAD-dependent oxidoreductase, which yields MIRINNLNLDIDENLEDLRKKAAKKLRISKEDFESFKILRESIDARKKDAIKFNYSVEVKCKNESKIISRVHGKDAVLEKNHIEEEFKFGDEKLKHRPIVIGTGPCGMFAALTLAENGYAPLVFERGENVDKRTETVDNFWKTGVLNTESNVQFGEGGAGTFSDGKLTTRIKDPRCSYVLEEFIKGGAPEEIGYMGKPHIGTDILKKVVKNIRERIIALGGEVRFNSRLEDIIMKNNSVEAVIVNGEEIPCECVVLAIGHSSRDTYEMLNKKAVFMEPKPFAIGVRIEHPQDFINEHQYGKYKNHPRLKAADYKLTYTTKEKRGVYSFCMCPGGAVVASSSEEERLVCNGMSYYKRDLENANAALVVTVNSEDFKASKALFNKDISDKSPLIGMEFQRYYEHLAYLAGGGGYNAPVQLVGDFMQDKVTTKVGSVKPSYTPGYKFAALKECLPSYVIDSLKEGFVNFDKKITGYMYSDAVMTGIETRTSAPLKITRNEKLESISLKGLYPSGEGAGFAGGIISAAVDGIKSAESIMKKYKFK from the coding sequence GTGATAAGAATTAATAATTTGAATTTAGATATAGACGAAAATTTAGAGGATTTGAGAAAAAAGGCGGCAAAAAAGCTTAGAATATCTAAAGAGGACTTTGAAAGTTTTAAAATTTTAAGAGAATCTATAGATGCAAGAAAAAAGGATGCAATAAAATTTAACTATTCAGTAGAGGTTAAATGTAAAAATGAAAGCAAAATAATATCTAGGGTTCACGGAAAGGATGCAGTCTTAGAAAAAAATCATATAGAAGAAGAATTTAAATTCGGAGATGAAAAATTAAAGCATAGACCTATAGTTATTGGAACTGGTCCTTGTGGAATGTTCGCAGCGCTTACACTTGCTGAGAATGGTTATGCACCTCTTGTGTTTGAAAGAGGAGAAAATGTTGATAAAAGAACGGAGACTGTGGATAACTTTTGGAAAACAGGAGTACTAAATACAGAGTCTAATGTTCAATTTGGAGAGGGTGGAGCAGGAACTTTCTCTGATGGTAAGCTTACTACAAGAATAAAAGATCCTAGGTGCAGTTATGTTTTAGAGGAATTTATAAAAGGCGGAGCACCAGAAGAAATAGGTTATATGGGAAAACCTCATATAGGAACGGATATATTAAAAAAAGTAGTTAAAAATATACGTGAGAGAATAATAGCTTTAGGCGGAGAAGTGAGGTTTAACAGCAGACTTGAAGATATAATAATGAAAAATAACAGTGTAGAGGCTGTAATTGTGAATGGTGAAGAAATTCCTTGTGAATGTGTTGTACTTGCCATAGGACATAGTTCTAGAGATACCTATGAAATGCTCAACAAAAAAGCCGTATTTATGGAACCAAAGCCCTTTGCTATAGGGGTTAGGATAGAGCATCCACAGGATTTTATAAATGAACATCAGTATGGAAAGTATAAAAATCATCCTAGACTTAAAGCAGCAGACTACAAATTGACTTACACAACCAAGGAAAAAAGGGGAGTTTATAGTTTTTGCATGTGTCCAGGCGGGGCAGTTGTAGCATCATCATCAGAGGAAGAAAGACTTGTATGTAATGGTATGAGCTATTACAAGAGAGATCTTGAAAATGCAAATGCAGCTCTTGTAGTAACTGTAAATAGTGAAGATTTCAAAGCTTCCAAGGCTCTTTTTAACAAGGATATAAGTGACAAAAGTCCACTTATAGGAATGGAATTTCAAAGATATTATGAGCACCTTGCATATTTAGCAGGCGGTGGAGGTTATAATGCACCAGTGCAGCTTGTAGGTGATTTTATGCAGGATAAGGTAACAACTAAAGTAGGAAGCGTAAAACCATCGTACACTCCAGGGTATAAATTTGCGGCACTAAAAGAGTGTTTACCAAGTTATGTAATAGATTCTTTGAAAGAGGGATTTGTGAATTTTGATAAAAAAATAACAGGTTATATGTATTCTGATGCTGTAATGACAGGAATAGAAACCAGAACCTCAGCACCTTTGAAGATAACTAGAAACGAAAAGCTTGAAAGTATTTCACTAAAAGGCTTATATCCATCAGGTGAGGGCGCAGGCTTTGCTGGAGGCATAATATCAGCGGCTGTAGATGGAATAAAGTCTGCAGAGAGCATAATGAAAAAATATAAATTTAAATAA
- a CDS encoding O-antigen ligase family protein gives MNRKFILKINLLVILFIASIVVIYKKLNFMYNVFIIIIICLLLFSELIKNFNLSRRISFKIKESCMVSLFIFCCFLSTIYNFSLTNTGKLLIIFLMVPITIIIVIKYGYEYIVKFLKASLNFVVLFNFVGIYEILSKKNIFFEFLSESLQGDKISFQTTYGYDEFRVYSAFGHPIIYGNILVVFFFICILLEKSTYKKIVFSSVILMNLYFTKSRSSWLAFFVILILYLINRIIYNNKNNKKLKLKVNYIIAFDFITILVSFLLYKSGVIKKIYERFMLIELGDGSKIQRVVTIGNIINNWINSNWFIKLFGNGYDTVKDFMMNNQVLMQGFQYTDNQYMTMLYEFGVISVVIYIIILIFYIKKIIFTENKFEILMSIIFISISINMFFYECFAWKPIIMLLILSLTLLCLKFTNNINEEI, from the coding sequence ATGAATAGAAAATTTATTTTAAAAATAAACTTACTAGTTATATTATTTATTGCATCAATAGTAGTTATATATAAAAAACTCAATTTTATGTACAATGTATTTATAATAATTATTATTTGTTTATTGTTATTTAGTGAGTTAATTAAAAATTTCAATTTAAGTAGAAGAATTTCTTTTAAAATAAAAGAGTCTTGCATGGTTAGTTTATTTATATTTTGTTGTTTTTTATCAACAATTTATAATTTTAGCTTAACAAATACGGGGAAACTATTAATAATATTTCTTATGGTTCCAATAACTATTATAATAGTTATCAAATATGGATATGAGTATATAGTAAAATTTTTGAAAGCTTCTTTAAATTTCGTTGTGCTTTTTAATTTTGTGGGAATTTATGAGATATTGAGTAAGAAAAATATTTTCTTTGAATTTCTTAGCGAAAGCCTCCAAGGGGATAAAATTTCATTTCAAACAACATATGGATATGACGAATTTAGAGTTTATTCTGCATTTGGTCATCCTATAATATATGGAAATATATTAGTAGTATTCTTTTTTATATGCATTCTTTTGGAAAAGAGTACATATAAAAAAATTGTTTTTTCAAGTGTAATTCTCATGAATTTATATTTTACAAAATCAAGAAGTTCTTGGCTTGCTTTTTTTGTGATTTTAATTTTATATCTTATTAATAGAATTATCTATAATAATAAAAATAATAAAAAGTTAAAATTAAAAGTGAACTACATAATTGCATTTGATTTTATTACAATATTGGTCAGCTTTTTACTTTATAAGTCTGGTGTAATAAAGAAAATTTATGAAAGATTTATGCTTATAGAATTAGGTGATGGATCTAAAATACAACGAGTTGTTACTATAGGTAATATAATAAATAATTGGATTAATAGTAACTGGTTCATTAAGTTATTTGGAAATGGATATGATACTGTAAAAGATTTTATGATGAATAATCAAGTACTTATGCAAGGATTTCAATATACAGATAATCAATATATGACAATGTTATACGAATTTGGAGTAATAAGTGTTGTTATATATATAATTATATTGATTTTTTATATAAAAAAGATTATATTTACTGAAAACAAATTTGAAATTTTAATGTCAATTATTTTTATTAGTATCTCTATAAATATGTTTTTCTATGAATGTTTTGCATGGAAGCCAATAATAATGTTGTTGATTTTATCATTAACATTATTATGCTTAAAATTTACTAATAATATAAATGAAGAAATATAA
- a CDS encoding sugar transferase, whose product MQNLEFEDDKLVFMPDKSLDKGIIYYIIKRIIDIIGSAIGIVILSPVMLVVIIAIKMDSKGSIIFSQKRVGQNGRTFNMYKFRSMVENAEKLLAELKDKNEVSGPMFKMSDDPRITKIGRFIRKTSLDELPQLFNVLRGEMSLVGPRPNLPSEVKKFNELQKKKFLVKPGLTCYWQVMGRSSIGFEEWIRLDLKYIKERSTFLDLKLIFRTFFLLFGDKNAM is encoded by the coding sequence TTGCAGAATTTAGAATTTGAGGATGATAAACTTGTATTTATGCCGGATAAAAGCTTAGATAAGGGCATTATATATTACATAATAAAGAGAATTATAGATATAATTGGTTCAGCTATTGGAATAGTAATTTTAAGTCCTGTAATGCTGGTAGTAATTATTGCTATAAAGATGGATTCAAAAGGGTCTATTATTTTTTCGCAAAAAAGGGTGGGGCAAAATGGAAGGACATTCAATATGTACAAGTTTCGCTCTATGGTGGAAAATGCAGAGAAACTTCTAGCAGAGCTCAAGGATAAAAATGAAGTATCAGGACCAATGTTTAAAATGAGTGATGACCCAAGGATAACTAAGATCGGAAGATTTATAAGAAAAACTAGTTTAGATGAGCTCCCACAGCTTTTCAATGTTCTAAGAGGTGAAATGTCACTTGTAGGACCAAGACCTAATTTGCCTAGTGAAGTAAAAAAGTTTAATGAACTTCAGAAAAAGAAATTCCTAGTTAAGCCTGGCTTAACCTGTTATTGGCAGGTTATGGGGAGGAGTTCTATTGGTTTTGAGGAATGGATTAGACTTGATTTAAAGTATATAAAGGAAAGAAGTACATTTTTAGATTTAAAACTTATATTTAGAACATTTTTTTTACTTTTTGGAGACAAAAACGCAATGTAA
- the cps2T gene encoding beta 1-4 rhamnosyltransferase Cps2T, whose amino-acid sequence MKHIFIIGSKGIPANYGGFETFVDKLTEKSKNEQIHYYVSCMGKNNDKFVYNNANCFNVKVPKVGSASAVIYDIMSLIRVRNYIKQKRIGSNSIIYILACRIGPFLNFYKKYIKTLEAKIYINPDGHEWKRSKWNCAVKKYWKISEKLMIKSGDIVVCDSIGIERYINDEYKKYNPKTVFIPYGAEIIDYKRNINKEVEFSEWMKRNDINNNNYYLVVGRFVPENNYEFIIKEFMNSKTQKDLVLVTNSDTNLKFYNYLVNSVRFVNDKRIKFVGTIYDEYKLHMLRSQAFAYIHGHSVGGTNPSLLEALATTKLNLLYNVIFNREVGQKATYYFDSEERNLSCLIEEVEKLSNEEIKEHGELCKNIISNKYSWKFIVEKYEKIFLQC is encoded by the coding sequence GTGAAGCATATTTTTATAATTGGATCTAAAGGTATACCAGCTAATTATGGAGGGTTTGAAACATTTGTTGATAAGTTGACAGAAAAAAGTAAAAACGAACAAATACATTATTATGTTTCGTGTATGGGAAAAAACAATGATAAATTTGTTTATAATAATGCAAATTGTTTTAATGTAAAGGTGCCTAAAGTGGGTTCTGCTAGTGCTGTGATTTATGATATCATGTCATTAATTAGAGTTAGAAATTACATAAAGCAAAAAAGGATAGGTTCAAATAGTATAATATATATATTAGCTTGTAGAATAGGGCCATTCTTGAATTTTTATAAGAAATACATAAAAACGCTTGAAGCTAAAATTTATATAAATCCTGATGGTCATGAATGGAAAAGAAGTAAATGGAACTGTGCTGTAAAAAAGTATTGGAAAATATCTGAAAAATTGATGATTAAAAGTGGAGATATAGTAGTATGTGATTCTATTGGGATTGAAAGATATATAAATGATGAATATAAAAAATATAATCCTAAAACTGTATTTATTCCGTATGGAGCTGAAATTATAGATTACAAGAGAAATATAAATAAAGAAGTTGAGTTTAGTGAGTGGATGAAAAGGAATGATATTAATAATAATAATTACTATCTAGTAGTTGGGCGATTTGTACCAGAAAATAATTATGAGTTTATAATAAAAGAATTCATGAATTCTAAAACCCAAAAAGATTTAGTTTTAGTAACCAATAGTGATACTAATTTAAAATTTTATAATTATTTAGTTAATTCGGTAAGGTTTGTAAATGATAAAAGAATTAAATTTGTTGGAACTATTTACGATGAATATAAATTGCATATGTTACGTAGTCAAGCATTTGCATATATTCATGGACATTCAGTTGGTGGAACTAATCCATCGTTGTTAGAAGCATTAGCTACAACAAAATTAAATTTATTATACAATGTTATTTTTAACAGAGAAGTAGGACAAAAGGCCACATACTATTTTGATTCAGAAGAGAGAAATTTAAGTTGTCTAATAGAAGAAGTTGAAAAACTAAGTAATGAGGAAATTAAAGAGCATGGAGAGTTATGTAAGAATATAATTTCTAATAAATATAGTTGGAAATTCATTGTGGAAAAATACGAAAAGATTTTTTTGCAATGTTAA
- a CDS encoding glycosyltransferase family 2 protein, with translation MGQPLVYIIILNYNGYKDTIECVNSIEKITYSNYKIVIVDNASKDSSAEILKKNFDKHVIIQAESNRGFAAGNNIGIKYAIDNGAEYVLLINNDTVVEKDFLMNLVKNIDVNKKVGMLTGKIYYYAEPKRIWFAGGGINELKGNAYHVGMNEIDVGEKYSCKQQIKFASGCFQLISKELINNVGYMNEKYFMYYEDTDYCYRIINSGYKILYEPNSVIYHKVSSSTGGCKSFFTQFYMTRNRLIFINKYMNGIYKYTSLVWFYLTFFIKIFDRRQNNSACIKGISEYYKIKSTIFDNIE, from the coding sequence ATGGGACAACCGTTAGTTTATATAATTATATTAAATTATAATGGATACAAAGATACTATTGAGTGTGTAAATAGTATTGAGAAAATAACCTACAGCAATTACAAAATAGTTATAGTAGATAATGCATCTAAAGATAGCTCAGCAGAGATATTAAAGAAGAACTTTGATAAACATGTTATTATTCAAGCTGAAAGCAACAGAGGATTTGCGGCAGGTAATAATATTGGAATTAAATATGCTATAGATAATGGAGCAGAATATGTGCTATTAATAAACAACGACACTGTAGTTGAGAAAGATTTTTTAATGAATTTAGTAAAAAATATTGATGTTAATAAAAAAGTAGGAATGTTGACTGGTAAAATATACTATTATGCAGAACCTAAAAGAATATGGTTTGCTGGAGGTGGAATAAATGAACTAAAGGGAAATGCATATCATGTAGGTATGAACGAAATTGATGTTGGAGAAAAATATTCATGTAAACAGCAGATTAAATTTGCATCTGGATGTTTTCAATTAATAAGTAAAGAATTAATTAATAATGTTGGTTATATGAATGAAAAATATTTTATGTATTATGAGGATACGGATTATTGTTACAGAATTATAAATAGTGGGTATAAAATATTATATGAACCGAATTCAGTTATTTATCATAAGGTTAGTTCATCTACCGGTGGATGTAAATCATTTTTTACTCAATTTTATATGACTAGAAATAGACTTATATTTATAAATAAGTATATGAATGGTATATATAAGTATACTAGTTTAGTGTGGTTTTATCTTACTTTTTTTATTAAGATTTTTGATAGAAGGCAAAATAATAGTGCTTGTATAAAGGGAATTAGCGAGTATTATAAAATTAAGTCTACAATTTTTGATAACATAGAGTGA
- the ptb gene encoding phosphate butyryltransferase has protein sequence MIKSFNEIIMKVKSKEMKKVAVAVAQDEPVLEAVRDAKKNGIADAILVGDHDEIVSIALKIGMDINDFEIVNEPDVKKAALKAVELVSTGKADMVMKGLINTATFLRSVLNKEVGLRTGKTMSHVAVFETEKFDRLLFLTDVAFNTYPELKEKIDIVNNSVKVAHAIGIENPKVAPICAVEVVNPKMPATLDAAMLSKMSDRGQFKGCVVDGPLALDIALSAEAAHHKNVTGEVAGKADIFLMPNIETGNVMYKTLTYTTDSKNGGILVGTAAPVVLTSRADSHETKMNSIALAALVAGSK, from the coding sequence GTGATTAAGAGTTTTAATGAAATCATCATGAAGGTAAAAAGTAAAGAGATGAAAAAGGTTGCTGTTGCTGTAGCTCAAGACGAACCAGTACTTGAAGCAGTAAGAGACGCCAAGAAAAATGGAATTGCAGACGCTATACTTGTAGGAGATCATGACGAAATTGTATCAATTGCGCTTAAAATAGGAATGGATATAAATGATTTTGAGATAGTAAACGAGCCTGATGTAAAAAAGGCAGCTTTAAAAGCAGTAGAACTTGTATCAACAGGAAAAGCTGATATGGTAATGAAAGGACTTATAAATACAGCAACATTTTTAAGATCAGTATTAAACAAAGAAGTTGGACTTAGAACTGGAAAAACTATGTCCCACGTTGCAGTATTTGAAACTGAAAAATTTGATAGACTTTTATTCTTAACAGATGTTGCATTTAATACTTATCCTGAATTAAAAGAAAAAATTGATATAGTAAACAACTCAGTTAAGGTTGCACATGCAATAGGTATAGAAAATCCAAAGGTTGCGCCAATTTGTGCAGTTGAGGTTGTAAACCCTAAAATGCCAGCGACACTTGATGCAGCAATGCTTTCAAAAATGAGCGACAGAGGACAATTTAAGGGTTGTGTAGTTGATGGACCTTTAGCACTAGACATAGCGTTATCAGCAGAAGCAGCACATCATAAAAATGTAACAGGAGAAGTTGCTGGAAAGGCTGATATCTTCTTAATGCCAAACATAGAAACAGGAAATGTAATGTACAAAACTTTAACATATACAACAGATTCAAAAAATGGTGGAATTTTAGTTGGAACTGCTGCACCAGTTGTTTTAACTTCAAGAGCTGACAGCCATGAAACAAAAATGAATTCTATAGCACTTGCAGCATTAGTTGCAGGAAGCAAATAA
- a CDS encoding VanZ family protein, with the protein MKKIFLILLCLLCFGFIFYNSSQNGNASNDRSYKVTNELRNFYRKIKGENKENYTKLPTNPRDEKINLFIRKNAHAFEYCLLAGIVTIIIFSLGLKGRYAIVYIWFICLFYAVLDEFHQMYVPGRTSLVSDVLVDFLGANIGMWFSYFVYYTIFKKFRSKK; encoded by the coding sequence ATGAAAAAAATTTTTTTGATTTTGCTCTGTTTACTCTGTTTTGGTTTCATTTTTTACAATTCTTCCCAAAACGGAAATGCATCTAATGATAGAAGTTATAAAGTTACAAATGAATTAAGAAATTTTTATAGAAAAATAAAAGGTGAGAATAAAGAAAACTACACAAAACTTCCTACTAATCCTCGTGATGAGAAAATAAACCTCTTTATAAGAAAAAATGCTCATGCCTTTGAGTATTGTCTTCTAGCAGGAATAGTTACAATAATTATTTTCAGCTTAGGCTTAAAAGGAAGATATGCTATAGTGTACATATGGTTTATATGCCTTTTTTACGCAGTACTTGATGAATTTCATCAAATGTATGTTCCAGGAAGGACATCGCTTGTTTCGGATGTTTTAGTGGATTTTCTTGGGGCAAATATAGGTATGTGGTTTAGTTATTTTGTTTATTACACAATATTTAAAAAATTCAGAAGCAAAAAATAA